The proteins below are encoded in one region of Chrysemys picta bellii isolate R12L10 chromosome 4, ASM1138683v2, whole genome shotgun sequence:
- the ADORA3 gene encoding adenosine receptor A3, whose amino-acid sequence MTNSSLTLSSLDAVYITIEFIIGISATVGNILVIWVVKLNPAFQTNTFYFIVSLALADIAVGILVMPLAIVVSLGVDVHFYSCLFMCCLMVVFTNASILSLLAIAIDRYLRVKLPTRYRIITTKRRIWVALGICWLLSLLTGFVPMFGWNKRIDPKMPSEFKCKFTSVMSMDYMVYFNFFAWILIPLILMCALYIEIFYIIRTKLSQSATNTNAGVFYGKEFKAAKSLALVLFLFAICWLPLSILNCIGRFCLNCQIPSHLLYVSILLSHSNSVMNPVVYACKIKKFKDTYTLILRTHVLRMSPKLVSSSMEQTSECDPVTP is encoded by the exons ATGACAAACAGCAGTTTGACTCTAAGCAGCCTGGATGCAGTTTACATCACCATCGAGTTCATTATTGGGATATCTGCAACCGTGGGCAACATCCTGGTCATCTGGGTGGTGAAGCTGAACCCAGCTTTTCAGACAAATACCTTCTACTTCATTGTCTCCCTGGCGCTGGCCGATATAGCCGTGGGCATCCTTGTCATGCCACTGGCCATCGTGGTGAGCCTGGGAGTCGACGTCCACTTCTACTCCTGCCTCTTCATGTGCTGCCTGATGGTGGTTTTCACTAATGCCTCCATCCTGTCTCTCCTGGCTATAGCAATCGACAGGTACCTAAGAGTGAAGCTGCCCACCAG GTACAGAATAATCACCACGAAGAGAAGAATCTGGGTGGCTCTTGGAATTTGCTGGTTGTTGTCCTTGCTGACAGGATTTGTCCCCATGTTCGGATGGAATAAAAGGATTGACCCAAAAATGCCCAGTGAATTCAAGTGTAAATTCACCTCTGTGATGAGCATGGACTACATGGTGTATTTCAACTTCTTCGCCTGGATCCTCATCCCTCTGATCCTCATGTGTGCTCTGTACATCGAGATCTTCTACATTATCCGGACAAAGCTAAGTCAAAGTGCAACAAACACGAATGCAGGAGTGTTTTACGGGAAGGAGTTCAAGGCGGCCAAATCTTTGGCCCTTGTCCTCTTCTTGTTTGCGATTTGTTGGTTGCCTTTGTCCATTCTAAACTGTATTGGCCGTTTCTGTCTCAACTGTCAAATCCCGTCGCATCTGTTGTACGTGAGCATTCTGCTGTCTCACTCCAATTCGGTCATGAACCCCGTTGTCTATGCTTGCAAGATAAAGAAGTTCAAAGACACTTATACTCTTATTTTAAGAACCCATGTCCTGCGCATGAGTCCAAAGCTGGTCAGTTCTAGCATGGAGCAAACATCAGAGTGCGACCCAGTGACtccttga
- the LOC101953258 gene encoding uncharacterized protein LOC101953258, producing the protein MGSSSSKNNHKSHPAPSPAASTTTASTSSSTTTVVMITRDKTIFDKPEFLYILVACISAVLLTMLVFTTIYFIRKRKVHNTPRKTSQEQDPSDTVHQAPAENTQVPTCPNDEITYASLTFKQTPLSKTAL; encoded by the exons ATGGGAAGTTCGAGCTCAAAAAACAATCACAAATCACATCCAG CACCATCACCTGCAGCCAGCACCACCACTGCCAGCACCAGTTCCAGCACAACTACTGTAGTCATGATTACAAGAGACAAGACCATATTTGATAA ACCTGAGTTCCTCTACATATTGGTGGCCTGTATCTCTGCCGTCCTATTGACCATGCTGGTATTTACAACCATCTACTTTATCAGGAAAAGGAAAG TTCACAATACACCCCGAAAGACTTCTCAAGAGCAGGATCCTTCAGATACTGTGCATCAGGCACCTGCTGAAAACACCCAG GTTCCTACGTGTCCTAACGATGAGATCACCTACGCCAGTTTGACTTTCAAACAGACGCCTCTGTCAAAGACTGCTCTGTAG